The Verrucomicrobiales bacterium genome has a segment encoding these proteins:
- a CDS encoding tetratricopeptide repeat protein, producing MARSRRITSKAIALGWAWLAVTVSASAADLTQSRDVFQRGDYQKAISLCQEALKTDTGEEDWPLLLTESLLTLGQYSNAQAIITRALEQFPFSLRTKLLAREVSLYNGDGTKAREYLEEMAGLANRRQWAYRDAQSLVALGKAALLMGVDPKKVLENTFDRAKKADPNLRDAHAASVQVALDKSDFDLAAKLATEALKKFPKDPDFHYARAQALAGSDRKAMLESLSSALEINENHVPSYLLIADHMIDAEEYEEAESKISRALEVNPHHPLAWAYRAVMAHLKNELAQEADHRKKALAHYTNNPAVDYLIGRKLSQKYRFTEGAAYQRRALAFDPEFTSAKSQLAQDLLRLGEDQEGWTLAEQVHQEDGYDVVAYNLANLKDTMNQFATLTNQFFTVRMGASEAPIYGDRVMALLTRAHTNLSQKYGIELQTPTFVEIFPDQKDFAVRTFGMPGGAGYLGVCFGRVITANSPATQAGRAASWESVLWHEFAHVVTLQMTKNKMPRWLSEGISVYEEQQSNPAWGQAMTPRYREMILGDDLVKIGELSGAFLAPPSGEHLMFAYYQSSLVVRYLVENFGFESLLKILRDLKLGVPINDAIARHTTALDKLETNFATFARKLATELAPGLEWEKPEAEDLVSKDGEPAEWLRKNPKNYYALLHSARADLKNKQWKKAQEPLRKLIELFPIQTEPGNAYQLLAQAHRALKETAEEKEVLTAWSKIDAHAADAYLRLMELAEKDRNWSVVFDNVRRYLAVNPLSHQAYAYWGRAAEATLQPAIAVQAYQTLLRLDPPDPAGTHFRLAKLFHDQGSVAAKRHLLQALEEAPRFREAHELLLKLNARSENPPPAKP from the coding sequence ATGGCCAGAAGTCGTCGGATTACGAGCAAGGCGATCGCGTTGGGATGGGCATGGCTGGCGGTGACAGTCTCCGCATCCGCTGCCGACCTTACCCAAAGCCGGGACGTTTTTCAGCGAGGGGATTACCAGAAGGCAATCAGCCTGTGCCAAGAGGCTCTCAAGACCGACACCGGTGAGGAAGATTGGCCACTGCTCCTGACCGAATCGCTGCTCACCCTCGGCCAGTACTCCAATGCCCAAGCGATCATCACCCGAGCCCTGGAGCAGTTCCCCTTTAGTTTAAGGACCAAACTACTCGCCCGCGAAGTGAGTCTCTACAACGGGGACGGTACAAAAGCACGCGAGTATCTGGAAGAGATGGCTGGCTTGGCAAACCGCCGGCAGTGGGCTTACCGCGATGCCCAAAGCTTGGTCGCCCTGGGAAAGGCCGCCCTCCTCATGGGAGTCGATCCCAAGAAAGTCCTCGAAAACACCTTCGACCGTGCCAAGAAAGCGGATCCCAATCTCCGCGATGCTCATGCCGCTTCCGTTCAGGTGGCTCTCGACAAGAGCGACTTCGATCTGGCCGCCAAACTCGCCACCGAGGCCTTAAAGAAGTTTCCTAAAGACCCGGACTTCCACTACGCCCGCGCCCAGGCGCTGGCGGGCAGCGATCGCAAAGCGATGCTGGAGTCCCTCAGTTCCGCCTTGGAGATCAACGAGAATCATGTTCCCAGCTATCTGTTGATCGCCGACCATATGATCGATGCCGAGGAGTACGAGGAGGCTGAGTCAAAGATAAGCCGAGCTCTGGAGGTCAACCCGCATCATCCCTTGGCTTGGGCCTACCGCGCCGTCATGGCACATCTCAAGAACGAGCTGGCTCAAGAGGCGGATCATCGGAAAAAGGCTCTAGCTCACTATACTAACAATCCCGCCGTTGACTATCTCATCGGCCGAAAACTCTCCCAGAAGTATCGCTTCACCGAGGGTGCCGCCTATCAACGGCGGGCTCTGGCCTTCGATCCGGAGTTTACCTCGGCCAAAAGTCAGCTGGCCCAGGACCTTCTCAGGCTAGGGGAGGATCAGGAAGGCTGGACGCTTGCCGAGCAAGTTCACCAAGAGGATGGCTACGATGTCGTCGCTTACAATTTAGCGAACCTCAAGGACACCATGAACCAGTTCGCCACGCTCACCAACCAGTTCTTTACCGTGCGGATGGGAGCCTCAGAGGCCCCGATCTACGGCGATCGGGTCATGGCCTTGCTGACTCGCGCCCACACAAACCTGAGCCAAAAGTATGGCATCGAACTCCAAACGCCCACCTTCGTGGAAATTTTTCCTGATCAGAAGGATTTCGCCGTTCGCACCTTTGGCATGCCCGGAGGAGCCGGTTACTTGGGTGTGTGCTTCGGACGAGTGATCACGGCCAACAGTCCCGCCACCCAAGCCGGTCGTGCGGCGAGTTGGGAATCCGTGCTCTGGCACGAGTTCGCCCATGTGGTCACTCTCCAGATGACCAAGAACAAGATGCCACGCTGGCTGAGCGAGGGGATTTCGGTGTACGAGGAGCAGCAGAGCAACCCTGCCTGGGGCCAAGCCATGACCCCGCGCTACCGAGAGATGATCCTGGGGGACGACCTTGTGAAAATCGGAGAGCTGAGTGGGGCATTTCTGGCTCCACCCTCCGGCGAACACCTGATGTTCGCCTACTACCAGTCCTCACTGGTGGTTCGCTACCTCGTTGAAAACTTCGGGTTCGAGAGCTTGCTCAAGATCCTCCGCGATCTGAAATTGGGAGTGCCCATCAACGATGCCATTGCCAGGCACACGACGGCACTGGACAAACTGGAGACCAATTTCGCGACGTTTGCCCGAAAATTGGCGACCGAGCTCGCGCCGGGCCTGGAATGGGAAAAGCCCGAGGCTGAAGACCTGGTTTCCAAGGACGGAGAGCCCGCCGAATGGCTCCGTAAGAATCCGAAGAACTACTACGCCCTGCTGCATTCAGCCCGTGCCGATCTCAAGAACAAGCAGTGGAAGAAGGCTCAGGAACCGCTACGCAAGCTCATAGAGCTGTTCCCCATCCAGACCGAGCCCGGCAATGCCTATCAGCTCCTGGCCCAAGCGCACCGAGCGCTCAAAGAAACAGCTGAGGAAAAGGAGGTTCTGACGGCCTGGTCCAAGATCGATGCCCACGCTGCGGATGCCTATTTGCGACTGATGGAGCTGGCGGAGAAGGACCGTAACTGGTCGGTCGTGTTTGACAATGTCCGTCGCTACCTGGCAGTTAACCCCCTTTCCCACCAAGCCTATGCCTACTGGGGCCGCGCCGCCGAGGCAACTCTCCAGCCGGCGATCGCCGTCCAGGCTTATCAGACTTTGCTGCGGTTGGATCCTCCCGATCCCGCAGGCACGCATTTCCGACTGGCCAAGCTTTTCCACGATCAGGGGAGTGTGGCAGCAAAACGCCACCTACTTCAGGCGCTGGAGGAGGCCCCCCGATTTCGTGAGGCGCATGAGCTGCTCCTAAAGCTCAATGCGCGCTCCGAGAATCCACCACCCGCTAAGCCTTGA